The following coding sequences are from one Procambarus clarkii isolate CNS0578487 chromosome 86, FALCON_Pclarkii_2.0, whole genome shotgun sequence window:
- the LOC123768951 gene encoding zinc finger protein 79 isoform X1 produces the protein MALPPNSVNMNTVYMDHLVQVGQSGHTGWYDYNTFNNLLVSPPMQAPQIAIPQHHHHHTQEILTAPPRPKPPAPRPKPRTTPTDRTYFCDACGATFSNSSNLKSHARIHSGERPFICQECGASFVQSSNLKAHKRIHTGERPYKCSECGQTFSRSSHLTGHKRTHTGERPYICGVCEDSFVTSTHLRNHMRKHTGERPFACQICKAAFAQNASLQIHLRIHTGERPYKCALCAAAFRSKGDLRSHRKLHTDERPFACCRCGKVFKTNQYLQKHLKKCGAPPTGKKRGRPRKLLSTDSMISSVTKRTVNRGGRGRGRSRAKRGRPKIRPSRITRHTKVDEQGHITRDGAYLEEQNASLDDFIEGDKITNGDILDEATTSSEPLHLQQQQHSVDTQLNSLEQQVQILPDLKMSPDHFDEIATNGLDHVTDVDQTPYIAHVEHIEHMPIEAMERVVQDMAALTKGKKILDVKYLFYPGEYQIQPRWNVPLPSFSWPV, from the exons ATGGCCCTCCCACCCAACTCGGTCAACATGAACACTGTATACATGGACCATTTAGTGCAAGTAGGCCAATCAGGTCATACAGGATGGTATGATTACAACACATTCAATAACTTGCTGGTCTCTCCACCTATGCAAGCTCCACAAATAGCTATTcctcagcaccatcaccaccatactcAAGAAATTTTAACAGCACCACCCAGGCCCAAACCACCTGCTCCCCGACCGAAACCACGTACAACACCAACAGACCGTACTTACTTTTGTGATGCGTGTGGTGCTAcattttcaaactcttccaacttGAAGTCTCATGCCAGGATACATTCAGGAGAACGCCCTTTTATTTGTCAAGAGTGTGGTGCATCTTTTGTTCAGAGTTCAAATTTAAAAGCACACAAGCGCATTCATACTGGTGAACGTCCGTATAAATGTTCCGAGTGCGGCCAAACCTTTTCCCGTTCTTCACATTTGACAGGCCACAAGAGAACTCATACTGGTGAAAGGCCATATATATGTGGCGTATGTGAAGATTCATTTGTCACTAGTACACACTTGAGAAATCATATGCGAAAACATACAGGGGAAAGGCCATTTGCTTGCCAGATATGCAAGGCTGCTTTTGCACAAAATgcttctttacaaattcatttgCGCATTCATACTGGAGAAAGGCCTTATAAGTGTGCTCTCTGTGCTGCTGCCTTTCGCTCAAAAGGAGACTTACGAAGTCATCGTAAACTTCATACTGATGAGAGGCCTTTTGCTTGTTGTCGATGTGGTAAGGTTTTCAAAACAAATCAATATTTACAAAAACACTTAAAGAAATGTGGTGCTCCTCCCACTGGCAAGAAACGTGGACGTCCACGTAAGTTACTTTCCACTGATTCTATGATATCATCAGTAACCAAGAGAACAGTAAACCGTGGTGGGCGAGGCAGAGGACGCTCCAGGGCAAAGCGTGGACGACCCAAAATTAGACCATCTCGTATTACTCGTCATACAAAAGTTGATGAACAGGGTCATATTACACGTGATGGAGCATATTTAGAGGAGCAAAATGCATCATTAGACGATTTTATTGAAGGTGACAAAATTACAAATGGTGACATTTTAGATGAGGCAACTACTAGTTCAGAGCCTCTACAtctgcagcagcaacaacacagtgTGGATACTCAATTGAATTCCTTAGAACAACAGGTTCAAATTCTtcctgatttaaaaatgtctcctGATCATTTTGATGAAATAGCAACTAATGGCTTGGATCATGTAACAGATGTGGACCAGACTCCTTATATTGCTCATGTTGAGCACATTGAACATATGCCAATTGAAGCCATGGAACGGGTTGTTCAG GACATGGCCGCTCTTACCAAAGGGAAGAagatactggatgtcaaatatctcttctatcCTGGTGAATATCAAATCCAGCCGCGATGGAATgtcccccttccctcattctcatGGCCTGTTTAA
- the LOC123768951 gene encoding zinc finger protein 79 isoform X2, with protein MALPPNSVNMNTVYMDHLVQVGQSGHTGWYDYNTFNNLLVSPPMQAPQIAIPQHHHHHTQEILTAPPRPKPPAPRPKPRTTPTDRTYFCDACGATFSNSSNLKSHARIHSGERPFICQECGASFVQSSNLKAHKRIHTGERPYKCSECGQTFSRSSHLTGHKRTHTGERPYICGVCEDSFVTSTHLRNHMRKHTGERPFACQICKAAFAQNASLQIHLRIHTGERPYKCALCAAAFRSKGDLRSHRKLHTDERPFACCRCGKVFKTNQYLQKHLKKCGAPPTGKKRGRPRKLLSTDSMISSVTKRTVNRGGRGRGRSRAKRGRPKIRPSRITRHTKVDEQGHITRDGAYLEEQNASLDDFIEGDKITNGDILDEATTSSEPLHLQQQQHSVDTQLNSLEQQVQILPDLKMSPDHFDEIATNGLDHVTDVDQTPYIAHVEHIEHMPIEAMERVVQILFMNWEKKNCSIVPV; from the exons ATGGCCCTCCCACCCAACTCGGTCAACATGAACACTGTATACATGGACCATTTAGTGCAAGTAGGCCAATCAGGTCATACAGGATGGTATGATTACAACACATTCAATAACTTGCTGGTCTCTCCACCTATGCAAGCTCCACAAATAGCTATTcctcagcaccatcaccaccatactcAAGAAATTTTAACAGCACCACCCAGGCCCAAACCACCTGCTCCCCGACCGAAACCACGTACAACACCAACAGACCGTACTTACTTTTGTGATGCGTGTGGTGCTAcattttcaaactcttccaacttGAAGTCTCATGCCAGGATACATTCAGGAGAACGCCCTTTTATTTGTCAAGAGTGTGGTGCATCTTTTGTTCAGAGTTCAAATTTAAAAGCACACAAGCGCATTCATACTGGTGAACGTCCGTATAAATGTTCCGAGTGCGGCCAAACCTTTTCCCGTTCTTCACATTTGACAGGCCACAAGAGAACTCATACTGGTGAAAGGCCATATATATGTGGCGTATGTGAAGATTCATTTGTCACTAGTACACACTTGAGAAATCATATGCGAAAACATACAGGGGAAAGGCCATTTGCTTGCCAGATATGCAAGGCTGCTTTTGCACAAAATgcttctttacaaattcatttgCGCATTCATACTGGAGAAAGGCCTTATAAGTGTGCTCTCTGTGCTGCTGCCTTTCGCTCAAAAGGAGACTTACGAAGTCATCGTAAACTTCATACTGATGAGAGGCCTTTTGCTTGTTGTCGATGTGGTAAGGTTTTCAAAACAAATCAATATTTACAAAAACACTTAAAGAAATGTGGTGCTCCTCCCACTGGCAAGAAACGTGGACGTCCACGTAAGTTACTTTCCACTGATTCTATGATATCATCAGTAACCAAGAGAACAGTAAACCGTGGTGGGCGAGGCAGAGGACGCTCCAGGGCAAAGCGTGGACGACCCAAAATTAGACCATCTCGTATTACTCGTCATACAAAAGTTGATGAACAGGGTCATATTACACGTGATGGAGCATATTTAGAGGAGCAAAATGCATCATTAGACGATTTTATTGAAGGTGACAAAATTACAAATGGTGACATTTTAGATGAGGCAACTACTAGTTCAGAGCCTCTACAtctgcagcagcaacaacacagtgTGGATACTCAATTGAATTCCTTAGAACAACAGGTTCAAATTCTtcctgatttaaaaatgtctcctGATCATTTTGATGAAATAGCAACTAATGGCTTGGATCATGTAACAGATGTGGACCAGACTCCTTATATTGCTCATGTTGAGCACATTGAACATATGCCAATTGAAGCCATGGAACGGGTTGTTCAG ATATTGTTCATGaactgggaaaaaaaaaattgcagtaTTGTTCCTGTGTAA
- the LOC123768951 gene encoding zinc finger protein 79 isoform X3: MALPPNSVNMNTVYMDHLVQVGQSGHTGWYDYNTFNNLLVSPPMQAPQIAIPQHHHHHTQEILTAPPRPKPPAPRPKPRTTPTDRTYFCDACGATFSNSSNLKSHARIHSGERPFICQECGASFVQSSNLKAHKRIHTGERPYKCSECGQTFSRSSHLTGHKRTHTGERPYICGVCEDSFVTSTHLRNHMRKHTGERPFACQICKAAFAQNASLQIHLRIHTGERPYKCALCAAAFRSKGDLRSHRKLHTDERPFACCRCGKVFKTNQYLQKHLKKCGAPPTGKKRGRPRKLLSTDSMISSVTKRTVNRGGRGRGRSRAKRGRPKIRPSRITRHTKVDEQGHITRDGAYLEEQNASLDDFIEGDKITNGDILDEATTSSEPLHLQQQQHSVDTQLNSLEQQVQILPDLKMSPDHFDEIATNGLDHVTDVDQTPYIAHVEHIEHMPIEAMERVVQVTHY; the protein is encoded by the coding sequence ATGGCCCTCCCACCCAACTCGGTCAACATGAACACTGTATACATGGACCATTTAGTGCAAGTAGGCCAATCAGGTCATACAGGATGGTATGATTACAACACATTCAATAACTTGCTGGTCTCTCCACCTATGCAAGCTCCACAAATAGCTATTcctcagcaccatcaccaccatactcAAGAAATTTTAACAGCACCACCCAGGCCCAAACCACCTGCTCCCCGACCGAAACCACGTACAACACCAACAGACCGTACTTACTTTTGTGATGCGTGTGGTGCTAcattttcaaactcttccaacttGAAGTCTCATGCCAGGATACATTCAGGAGAACGCCCTTTTATTTGTCAAGAGTGTGGTGCATCTTTTGTTCAGAGTTCAAATTTAAAAGCACACAAGCGCATTCATACTGGTGAACGTCCGTATAAATGTTCCGAGTGCGGCCAAACCTTTTCCCGTTCTTCACATTTGACAGGCCACAAGAGAACTCATACTGGTGAAAGGCCATATATATGTGGCGTATGTGAAGATTCATTTGTCACTAGTACACACTTGAGAAATCATATGCGAAAACATACAGGGGAAAGGCCATTTGCTTGCCAGATATGCAAGGCTGCTTTTGCACAAAATgcttctttacaaattcatttgCGCATTCATACTGGAGAAAGGCCTTATAAGTGTGCTCTCTGTGCTGCTGCCTTTCGCTCAAAAGGAGACTTACGAAGTCATCGTAAACTTCATACTGATGAGAGGCCTTTTGCTTGTTGTCGATGTGGTAAGGTTTTCAAAACAAATCAATATTTACAAAAACACTTAAAGAAATGTGGTGCTCCTCCCACTGGCAAGAAACGTGGACGTCCACGTAAGTTACTTTCCACTGATTCTATGATATCATCAGTAACCAAGAGAACAGTAAACCGTGGTGGGCGAGGCAGAGGACGCTCCAGGGCAAAGCGTGGACGACCCAAAATTAGACCATCTCGTATTACTCGTCATACAAAAGTTGATGAACAGGGTCATATTACACGTGATGGAGCATATTTAGAGGAGCAAAATGCATCATTAGACGATTTTATTGAAGGTGACAAAATTACAAATGGTGACATTTTAGATGAGGCAACTACTAGTTCAGAGCCTCTACAtctgcagcagcaacaacacagtgTGGATACTCAATTGAATTCCTTAGAACAACAGGTTCAAATTCTtcctgatttaaaaatgtctcctGATCATTTTGATGAAATAGCAACTAATGGCTTGGATCATGTAACAGATGTGGACCAGACTCCTTATATTGCTCATGTTGAGCACATTGAACATATGCCAATTGAAGCCATGGAACGGGTTGTTCAGGTAACTCATTATTGA